CGCCCACTGGATGCTGCCCGCGGAGAAGACGAGCGCGCCGCTCTCCGCCCGGTACAGCGTCAGGTTGTGCGTGGTGGTGCCCGGCGTGACGATGCTGCCGAAGTCACGCAGGTACTCCGGGGTCTCGCCGACCGTCTTGGAGAGCCGGATGAGCCCGGCCGGACGGAAGCCGTTGTCGATGTCCTCATTGGACTCGTAGCCGACGGTGTTGGGCGCCAGCGTGGCGACCTGGGTACCGGTCAGCTGGTCCAGTCCGGTGTTGCGCCAGAGCCGCATGTCGCCCTGCTCGGCCGGCACCTGCAGCGAGAGGCTCGCGTTGTTGGACTGGAACATCGTGCCGGTGAGCGCGTTTTCCGGCTTTCCGCCGTTGGACGGCGGGCTGAAGCGCGGGTCGCGCCATGTGCCGGTCCACTCCGACGACGGGTCGATCTTGTCGTTGGCCCAGGTCTCCTTGTAGCAGACCAGCGTCCGGTACGGGTTGCCGGCGCCGTCGACGCTTGTCTCCCAGCGGGTCTTCCAGTAGACCTCGTTGCCGCTGAAGAAGGCGAGGCTCACACCCGCGTCGCGGGCCGCTTCGACGTTGGCCCGCTGCTGGCCCGACCAGTACTCGTCGTGGCCGACCGAGAGGAAGACCTGGTGGTTTTGAATCAGGTTGCCGCGGCGGTCGGAGTCGACGCCGGTGGTGTAGCTCATGTCGTACCCGTTGCGCTCCAGGAACCGGATCATCGGGTACTCGTTGCTGAACAGGTAGTCGCGCGCGGTGACGCCACCCCGGGTCGCGAACGGGCGGTTGTAGCTCAGCTTGTACGCCCGGCCGTTTTCGCCACCGCTGTAGAAGTTCGAGCCGCCGTAGCTGTTGTACGCCTGCCAGGTGGTGTCCGAGGTCTGGAAGAAGAGCGCGGAGTGGCTGGCGTCGTTGCGCACGACGAACGGGATGTGGCTGCCGTCGCTGGCGCCGGGACGCTGCAGCCGCGCGATGTAGACGCCGGAGACCGCGGTCGCGGGGACGTCCCAGAACGCGGAGACCGCCCACGTGCCGCAGTCGAAGATCTCCGTCTGGGTGTTTGTCACGCAGTCGTCGTTGTCCTGCAGCTGCGGCAGCGAGGCCGACGGGTTGACGTCGTCGACCTTGCGGGCGCCGTCGCCGTCGTACCAGCCGAGGCGGTAGATGTCGATGTCGTACGAGCTGGCCGTCGTCGAAATCTTGAAGTTGACGCGCTGGCCGGCATTGACGCTGATGTCGGTCGCGAAGCCCTGGATGGCCGGGTCACCGACGCCGTCGACGTCCCACTGGTCGCGCGGCGAGCCGTCCTTGCTGTTTTCGCAGACGATCGGATTGACCACCGGGTTGCACGGGTCGGCCGCGGCCAAGGCCGCCGGCATCGCGACGAGACCACCGCCGGTGAGCACGAGAAGCATGGTGCTGGCGGCGAGCACCAGGCGGCGAGGCGTCGTCCTGAGCCCCGAGTACCACTTCAGAGCGAGCGCGAGGCCACGCCGGCCGAACCCGACCGCACCACCCACAGCGGATCTCACCCGATCCACACTCACCGCGAACTTCCGGATCCGCTCGGTCCCCCCAGACCGTGTATCCGTCCCGTCACCTTGCTTGGTGCCCACGCAAGCTCACTTCCCACGTTTTAGTTGGCAGCCTGGTCATGACCCCCCGCGGCCTCTGCGGGACGTTAACGGGGCGAAGGGGGAATCAGCAATGAGGCAACCACCCAGAACGGGACACCAAGACGGCGCGGCGCACTCAGCCGTAGAGTCAAACCTTGACGGCGGTGCGACGGGTTCCCGACAGACGCGGGCGTGTGGTGTATCGACGATACCAATAGAGCGTTACCTACGTCGATACACCGGCGCAATTCTAATCACAGCGTCAGCGACCCGCTCCGCTTCGTGTGCGGCATCCCGCTCCGGCTGGTCGTTGTACGACACCACGGTCGAGGTGCGCACGGTCCGCGCCGGGTGAGTGAGACGCCACACAGCACCGCACACACCCATGAGAAGAAACACCGTCAGGGCGAATGTCGTAAACCACAGGGAGTCGACGGTGGCGGCGACGAGCAGCGAGACGACCTGCGCCGAGATCAGGGCGGCACAGAGGTGCCGGTCCTCCTCGATCTGGGAGCGCCGCCACGCGATCGCGGCGAGCACGATGGCCGTCAGGTGCATGAGGGCGAAGACGATGACGCCGATCAGGCCGCCGGTCACGAGCGTGTACAGCCACTGGTTGTCCAGGACCAGGCCGTCGTAGAGCTCCGGCACGAGCGTGTTGGGCCCGCGCCCCAGCCACGGCCGCTGGGAGAACCAGTGGCCGACGAGCTCGTAGTCGTCTGTCCGGCCGGAGATGCTCGGGTCCTCTTCGGCGCCGGTGAACATGTAGCTGACGGTGCCGAGCAGGCCGGGGCGGACCACCATCATGCCGGCGATCACGACGGTCCCCAGCAGGAGCATGTTGTATCGCACCCGCCAGCTCCAGGCGATCATCATGACCGCGAGGACGGCGCCGAGCGCGACGACGCCGGTACGGGAAATCGACATTGGTACCGCCACCGCGGTCAGCACGGCCACCAGGCCGGCGAAGTACCGGTGTCGCTTCAGCGCACCGTACCGCGCGAAGTGGATGGCGAACGGCAGGGCGACCGCCATGAGCGCGCTGAACTCGATGTAGTGCGCGGCGGTCGAGGCGACCCGGAAGAACTCACCGCTGCCGCGCTGTGACAGGCCGATGATGCCGCCTTTGACCTCGAGGCCCGGGACCACGAGGTATTCGGCGATGTTGATTTGTGTCGTGGACTGGATGATGCCGATGGCGGCCATGTAGCCGGCGCACCACACGAAGACGCGCAGCACACCCTTCAAGCGCTCCCAGTTGGGAATGCCGTCGGCGACCACGAGAGCGACGCCCAGAAACTGGAAGAGCTGGAGCATCGCGAAGTTTTGCGCGTTGGCCTCCAGCCCGGGCAGGCCGCGCAGCAGCCCCGCGAGGTACGAGCCCATCGTGCCGGCCAGGTAGAGGAAGGCGGCCCAGCGGATCGGCTGCGGCCCGGTCATCACCAGGCGCCGGTTGAGGCGGGTCAGCGCCCACCAGGCGAAGAGGGCGAACGCGACGAGCAGCGCCGGGCGGCCGGCGAACGACATGTTGGGCACGATGAGCGTGCCGGGGATCAGGTAGAGCAGGCAGATCATCACGCTGACCACGGCGGCCACGTCGATCCGGGCGCGGCGCCGGCGGGTCGCGTACGTGCTTTCGGCGACCAGCGACGGCTCGAGGTCGACCGGGTGGACAGCGAAGGAGGTCAACGTCCCTTGTTCTTCTCTTGGCCCGTGCGCCAGGAGACCTGGGACAGCGGCAGCACGATGGTGCTGTCCACCTCGTGCGTCGGCTGGTCGGGACGGATCAGCTCGCCGCCGGAGCCGTTGGGCTTCGACCCGTTGCTGCCGTTGGCGCCGTTGGTGCTGTTGAAGACCTTCGGCCCTTTGCCGGCCGGCTCGGCCGGCGCGCTGCGCGCCGAGGCACTCTGGTGGGTGCGCCCCATGCCGTTGGCCTGCCGCATGCGCGCGCCAAGCCCGCTGCGCGGGACGGCGGGCTCGCTGGCGACACCGTTGCCCATCGAGATGACCATCGTCGAGTCGCCGCCGGAGCCGGCGAGGCCGGTGCCGGATCCGGAACCGCTCCCCGCGTCGTCCGGCTTCCTGGTCTTGGCGCCCTTTTTCGCCCGGCGGCGCAGGAGGGCGTCCAGGCCGATGGAGAGGCCGACGCTGATCATGACGGCGATGCCGAGCCCGACGATCGTCACGCGCTTCTTCTTCGACGTGATGGCTTCGACCTTGTCGCCGTTGTCGAGTGGGAGCGTCGTGATGGAGGTGGCCCTTGTCGCGCCGAACTGCTGCTGCTGCGCCACCACGAACTCATCGAGCAGCTTCATCAGCCGCTGCACGGTCGAGGTCGCCTGGGCGGGTGTCGAGCCGACCGCCTCGATGGTGAAGTAGGTCGTCCCGTACTCCACGGCGATGGTAAAACTGTCCGTGTAGCCATCTTTGACAAGCTGTTCGAGCACCGGCTCGTCCTGCGCTTGGAGGATGACGGCCGAGCCCAGCGCCGCGAATCCGAGGTCGAGCCAGGGATTCGTGGGCTTCTTCACGGCGCCCTCGCCCGTCGTGGAGTTGGGCGGCGGGATCATCTGCAGGTGCCCGACCGCGCTGTAGTCGGGCTTGATGTTCTTCGTCATCAGAAACACAGCCAGGAGCGAAACGACCAGGAGCGGCGCGAACACGTACCAGCGCCGAAACAGCATCCTGGTCAGATCCCAGAGATCCACAGTGTCCTCTCGATTCGCCTTGGCCTCACATCTGTGACCCCGCGCAAGCACACGGTTGTCCCGCCGCCGGTCCGGCAGTTAGGGACAGGGTACGCGGCCCGGGAAGGGCTGCCCAGAGGCCGGATACCAGCCGGTCGGACACCCGACGGATCGCTTGACCCGCCCACCGGGCCTCGTAGGATAGACGGTTGTCACTGGGATTCGGTCATCGCCGCCCGTACCGGCACATCCAACCAGATAGCCACGTGCCGGGTAGAACGTGTGTCGGCTAGCCGTCACCGCTTGGCCGGTCACGCCGATTCCGTACGCGTCTACAGTGAGCCCCATGTGCCTGAACCCGCTGCCGGCCTGCTGAGATGCGCGGCTTCCTGGCCGTCTCGGTAAGCCCACACGGGCCTGCGGCGGCGCGTGTCCCGCACCGGGACGCGATCGCCCTTCTCGCCGGACCGCACGAGTCCGGACCGGTCGTCGCGACCCGGGACGGCTGGCTGGCCTTCACCGCCGCCGAGCCCGGCGACCGGCTCGGCGACGACCCGGGCAC
The window above is part of the Phytohabitans houttuyneae genome. Proteins encoded here:
- a CDS encoding O-antigen ligase family protein, coding for MTSFAVHPVDLEPSLVAESTYATRRRRARIDVAAVVSVMICLLYLIPGTLIVPNMSFAGRPALLVAFALFAWWALTRLNRRLVMTGPQPIRWAAFLYLAGTMGSYLAGLLRGLPGLEANAQNFAMLQLFQFLGVALVVADGIPNWERLKGVLRVFVWCAGYMAAIGIIQSTTQINIAEYLVVPGLEVKGGIIGLSQRGSGEFFRVASTAAHYIEFSALMAVALPFAIHFARYGALKRHRYFAGLVAVLTAVAVPMSISRTGVVALGAVLAVMMIAWSWRVRYNMLLLGTVVIAGMMVVRPGLLGTVSYMFTGAEEDPSISGRTDDYELVGHWFSQRPWLGRGPNTLVPELYDGLVLDNQWLYTLVTGGLIGVIVFALMHLTAIVLAAIAWRRSQIEEDRHLCAALISAQVVSLLVAATVDSLWFTTFALTVFLLMGVCGAVWRLTHPARTVRTSTVVSYNDQPERDAAHEAERVADAVIRIAPVYRRR